One genomic window of Gossypium hirsutum isolate 1008001.06 chromosome D11, Gossypium_hirsutum_v2.1, whole genome shotgun sequence includes the following:
- the LOC107911156 gene encoding uncharacterized protein encodes MENEFLDKVEDNAAVRVWSEKTQSEKGDNLAGGIYVGVMGLHPYHYGDLPYLLDIKVDVHLFRAIAQFWNPAYDCFTFGGADLVPTIEEYTALLRCPKIQVDKIYSRAVNVPTFIKKLINITGMSEQWVTARIKQKGESKCIPWKILQELILGHPDARKRVDTFALSIYGLVIFPKALGHVDEATSDLFDRLDKRVTRVPAILAETFRSLNECRRAGEGRFIGCVQLLLAWFRSYFWKIDKEIAATPRRDDLSEEKWLLILQNLREEDVEWRAPWLLPDKILYRCDNFDWVSLFGIWGAVGYAPLMVLRQYRSRQFIPATQGLAEFEFSYKDNGYKKKIREITSAWDQTRQMKRLAVGPTTTPEYNEWWVRRINDNILRPSQGDSQSIEEHLRVDPSELEIMKHDFEKRNAELEKRIEQLEEEKMHLGLDVDVQKLETKKLGKEKNKAEEDLDSLKTDYKKLRLSIRTVGLGKTPEQWRQEIREEKIKADG; translated from the exons atggagaatgaatttcttgataaagtagaggacaaTGCTGCTGTCCGTGTATGGTCAGAGAAAACACAATCAGAGAAAGGAGATAATCTAGCCGGGGGGATATACGTCGGAGTTATGGGACTACACCCCTATCA TTATGGAGATTTGCCGTATCTACTCGACATTAAGGTTGACGTACATTTGTTCCGGGCTatcgctcagttttggaaccccgCGTATGATTGCTTTACCTTTGGAGGGGCTGATTTGGTGCCCACTATAGAAGAATATACAGCTTTGCTACGTTGTCCAAAGATCCAAGTTGATAAAATCTACTCTAGGGCCGTTAATGTTCCGACCTTTATAAAGAAGTTGATAAACATCACTGgaatgagtgagcaatgggttaCGGCACGGATCAAGCAGAAGGGGGAAAGCAAATGTATCCCTTGGAAAATCCTACAGGAGTTGATTTTGGGACACCCTGATGCGAGGAAAAGGGTCGATACCTTTGCTCTGAGCATTTATGGGCTAGTAATTTTCCCTAAGGCActagggcacgtagatgaggcaACCTCAGATCTCTTTGACCGACTTGATAAGAGAGTTACACGTGTTCCggcaattttggcagaaaccttcagGTCATTAAATGAGTGTCGAAGGGCAGGGGAAGGCAGATTCATTGGGTGTGTGCAGCTTCTACTGGCATGGTTCCGCAGttatttttggaaaattgataag GAGATAGCAGCTACACCAAGGAGAGATGACCTCTCGGAAGAGAAATGGCTGCTCATTCTTCAAAATCTTCGTGAGGAGGACGTCGAGTGGAGAGCCCCATGGTTACTTCCGGATAAAATCTTGTACCGATGTGATAACTTTGATTGGGTCTCGTTATTTGGAATCTGGGGAGCGGTTGGTTATGCTCCATTGATGGTGCTAAGACAGTACAGGTCAAGACAGTTTATACCTGCAACCCAAGGCTTAGCTGAGTTCGAATTCTCATATAAGGATAATGGATATAAAAAGAAGATTCGAGAGATAACCAGTGCATGGGACCAGACTCGACAGATGAAGAGATTAGCCGTAGGCCCGACGACGACTCCTGAATATAATGAATGGTGGGTCAGAAGAATCAATGATAACATCCTAAGGCCAAGTCAAGGAGATAGTCAGTCAATAGAAGAACATTTGCGGGTTGATCCCTCTGAACTAGAAATTATGAAGCACGATTTTGAGAAGAGAAATGCAGAGCTTGAGAAAAGGATCGAgcagttggaagaagaaaagatgcactTAGGATTAGATGTGGATGTTCAAAAGTTAGAGACGAAGAAAttaggaaaagaaaagaataaggcTGAGGAAGACTTGGATAGTTTGAAGACAGACTACAAGAAGTTGAGGTTATCAATAAGAACCGTTGGGCTAGGAAAAACTCCAGAGCAATGGCGCCAAGAGATTCGAGAAGAAAAGATCAAGGCTGATGGATAG